The following DNA comes from Hordeum vulgare subsp. vulgare chromosome 3H, MorexV3_pseudomolecules_assembly, whole genome shotgun sequence.
ACCATCCACTGGCACGGCGTCCGGCAAATCATGAGCTGCTGGTCCGATGGCGCCGGCTTCGTCACCGAATGCCCCATCCCTCCCGGCGGCGAGCACGTCTACCGCTTCAACGTCACCGGCCAGGTCGGCACGCTGTGGTGGCACGCCCACGTCACCTGCCTCCGCGCCACCGTTGCCGGCGCCTTCATCATCCGCCCCAAGGCCGGCAAGTACCCGTTCCCGACGCCCGCCAAGGACGTGCCCATCATCATCGGCGAGTGGTGGGAGCTCGACCTCGTCGAGCTCGACCGGAGGATGCATGACGGCAACTTCGACGACAACCCGCTGTCGGCCACCATCAACGGTAAGCTCGGCGACCTCAGCAACTGCTCCGGCAAGCCGGAGGAGAGCTTCGTCCTGGACGTGGTGCGCGGGGAGACATACCTGCTGCGGAtcgtcaacacggcgctcttctcCGAGTACTACTTCAAGGTCGCAGGCCACACGTTCACGGTGGTGGGCGCCGACGGCTACTACCTGACGCCGTACAAGACGGACATGGTGTCCGTCGCCCCAGGGGAGGCCATCGACGTGCTCATGGCAGCTGACGCCCCGCCGGCGCACTACCACATGGTGGCGCTCGCAAaccagccgccggagcccgacccGCAGATCCCGGGGTTCGTGTCCCGCGGCCTCGTCCGCTACGCCGGATCCTCCCGGAACAAGACCAACAACGGGCTGCCGGTGCCGACGCCGCTCATGCCCAGCCAGCATAACACCATGCCGTCCTACTACTTCCACAGCAACCTCACCGGCCTCGCCCACCCGGACCGCCACCGCGTCCCCATGCACGTCGACGAGCGCCTCTTCTTCGCGCTCGGCCTCGGCTCCATCTGCCGCGGCACCAACAAGACGTGCGAGCGTGGGCGGAGCCCCGAGACCATCGTGGTGGCCACCATGAACAACGTCTCCTTCCGCCACCCCACCAACGCGTCGCTCCTCGAGAGGTACTACGACGGCCGGACAAGTGGGCTCTACACGGAGGACCTCCCCGACCATCCGCCGCACCCGTACAACTACACCGACCGCGCGCTCATCCCGCCGGGGCCGATGGAGAAGGCGCTGGAGCCGACGTTCAAGGCCACCAAGCTAAGGAGGTTCAGGTACAACACCTCGGTGGAGATCATCTTCCAGAGCACGGCGCTGCTGCAGAGCGACTCCAACCCCATGCACCTCCATGGCTACGACTTCTTCGTCCTCGCCACGGGGCTCGGCAACTACAACCCAAAGACGGACCCAGACAAGTTCAACTACCACAACCCGCAGCTGAGGAACACGGTGCAGGTGCCTAGGACTGGATGGGCCGCTGTGCGCTTCGTCACCGACAACCCCGGGATGTGGTACCTACACTGCCACTTTGAGTTCCACATCATCATGGGCATGGCAACGGCGTTCATCGTGGAGAACGGCCCGACGCCCGAGACCAgcctgcctccgccgccgccagagTTCAAGAGGTGTGGCTCCAATGGCCTCACTAAGCCATAGAGCTATATAATCAACCTGGGTAAGTACGTGCCTGCGGAAGTTGGGACCTGGATTTATTTGTTATTAGGGCAAAATAAGAACAAATGAAGATGCACGCAAGGATTTGCATGGATACTTCATTGTTCATTGTATAGAGGATGATTCTTACTGTAAAAGTTgatattatttttaaattttattttcctATTGTAATGTGTGAATTGTAAGTTGGTCCGTAAGATTCAATATTAAATGGAATTATACGAACTGGCTGATATCATAAACAATATCATACTTTTAGAGGATTCGGTGTCGGAAATAAGTGTGTCAAACCTCCCCAGATCCTTTAATCTAAGAGTGTGGCTAGGTTTCAGTCGAATGAGATTTAACCAAGTCTCAATATATAgtatataagaagaagaaaaaaatgcaCGAGGAATAAGCTCGCTCGACGGTGGCCGAT
Coding sequences within:
- the LOC123440786 gene encoding laccase-19, translating into MEKLSMAAALFCALVLAALAAAAGGEAAVVEHTFVVHEMNQTHLCNTTKIYVVNGQLPGPTIDVTDGDTVVVHVVNRLPHGLTIHWHGVRQIMSCWSDGAGFVTECPIPPGGEHVYRFNVTGQVGTLWWHAHVTCLRATVAGAFIIRPKAGKYPFPTPAKDVPIIIGEWWELDLVELDRRMHDGNFDDNPLSATINGKLGDLSNCSGKPEESFVLDVVRGETYLLRIVNTALFSEYYFKVAGHTFTVVGADGYYLTPYKTDMVSVAPGEAIDVLMAADAPPAHYHMVALANQPPEPDPQIPGFVSRGLVRYAGSSRNKTNNGLPVPTPLMPSQHNTMPSYYFHSNLTGLAHPDRHRVPMHVDERLFFALGLGSICRGTNKTCERGRSPETIVVATMNNVSFRHPTNASLLERYYDGRTSGLYTEDLPDHPPHPYNYTDRALIPPGPMEKALEPTFKATKLRRFRYNTSVEIIFQSTALLQSDSNPMHLHGYDFFVLATGLGNYNPKTDPDKFNYHNPQLRNTVQVPRTGWAAVRFVTDNPGMWYLHCHFEFHIIMGMATAFIVENGPTPETSLPPPPPEFKRCGSNGLTKP